In Microbulbifer sp. THAF38, the sequence TTGGTATCGAACTCGACCGCCCCTGCGCTGAATTGGTGGCGCGGGCGCGAGAGCAGGCGTTGCTGATCAATGTCACCGCCGGTAATGTCGTGCGGCTTCTCCCTCCCCTAACACTCACCGACAGCGAGTGCCAGCAGCTGGCCGCTGATATCGGCACCCTGATTCAACAATTTACCCTGCAAGCAGTCTGAGGCACACAAAGGAGAACAATTTATGGCGATCAGGCATTTCCTCACCCTAATGGATCTCTCCGCAGAGGAACTAAAGCAAATTATCGAGCGCGCTATCGAATTAAAAACCCTGCGCAACCAAGGCATTACCACCGACCTTTTTCGCGGAAAAGTGTTGGGGATGATTTTTGAAAAGTCCTCTACCCGCACCCGTGTCTCTTTTGAAGCCGGCATGGCACAGATGGGCGGCAGCGCCCTATTCCTATCACCGCGGGATACCCAGCTGGGGCGCGGCGAACCCATCGAGGACAGTGCCCGAGTCATCTCCCGAATGGTCGACATGGTGATGATCCGCACGTTTGGTCACGAGACCCTGGAACGCTTCGCGGCTCACTCGCGGGTACCCGTAATCAATGCTCTATCTGACAGTTACCACCCCTGCCAGCTGCTCGCCGATATCCAGACTTTCGTCGAGCACCGCGGCAGCCCCGCGGGCAAAGTAGTGGCCTGGGTAGGTGATGGCAACAATATGTGCCACTCCTATATCAATGCGGCGCGGTTGTGCGACTTCGAACTGCGTATCGCCAGTCCCCAGGGCTACGCACCCGATGCCGATATCGTCGCCGCTGCCGGCGACCGGGTGAAGGTTGTGCATAACCCTGTGGAGGCCGTGCGCGGTGCCGATTGGATCACCACCGATGTATGGGCCTCAATGGGCCAGGAAACGGAACAACAGACACGCAGCGAGGCTTTCGATAATTACCAGGTGAATCACGAGTTGATGAGTCACGCCAATGAAGGGGCGATTTTTATGCACTGCCTGCCGGCGCATCGCGGGGAGGAAGTCAGCGCTGAACTATTGGAAGACGAGCGTATTTCCAAGGTTTGGGATGAAGCGGAAAATCGCCTGCATGCACAGAAAGCACTGATGGAATTTTTGCAGGAACACAGCCAGTAAACCCAATTACACGCCGGTCGATGGTGCCATTAACTACTTGTCGGCCGGCCCTTTTCTCTACCCTATCAACCTCTCTCCATCGGTAGCTGCACAAAACTTAATCATCCAGTTTTATTGCTCGGCTTCATATGGCGCTTAAATACAGATTCGAACAGAATCCCACAGGTGGACAAATAATAAACAAGCGGGCATCAGCATAAAATTCACGCCACAAAATTGATCAACTTAGTACCAACTTGCTCAAAATGCGCTCATTCGAAAATGGTTATTGCCGTTGTTAATTTGAAGCGTCCCGGCTATTAAAAAAAATTGTAAGAGCTTGTATTGGCCCCTCCCGCACAGCGGTGAATACCACACACCCCAGCTGCGGCGGGCCCTGCCGCAGAAGTGGCTACTGACTCAACGCGCCTACCCACAATTTATCCACAAACAACCACAAAGTTATTCGCCTTGAACTGACCCGCCTACCGCATTATCTTGTAGCGCACTCGAGGCAGACCCCCTATATATTGGGGTACAGGGCCTGGAGCATCCCCAAATCCAGGGGCGAATCCCGGCGCTCCGCCACACTTTTGGCGGTCGGTGCCAGACGCTGCTTTTTTCAAAGCAGAATCAGAGGTAAGCGGGCGGAAAGGAATTATCCGCCACAGGCAGCAGCCGGTAGACCTTAACTGAGAGCCGGTCGTCACGCCGCCTGTTTCCAGTGCCTCCACGGTGTGGGAGGAATCACTGGCCAAGCGATGGACCCGCTCCGCACATGCCACGCAGTCCAGTGGCGCTGTTCTAGTGAACACACGCGGACAGACAACATTACAAACCTTTCGGAGATTTACATGCACACAGAGACAGGGCGCTCTCAAACCGTGCCTGCGGCAAAATCGGGCACCTCCAGCGACCAGGCTACTGACGGCACCACTCTGGCTGCCACCGCACCGGGCCAGATCCGTGTCATCAAACGCAATGGCACCGTTGTCCCCTATGATGACGGCAAAATTTCCGTTGCCGTCACCAAGGCCTTTCTCGCTGTTGAAGGCGGCACCGCCGCTGCGTCCAGCCGTGTCCACGAGCAAGTCGAAGAGCTCGTTGGCCAGATCAGCGCTACCTTCAAGCGCCGTATGCCCTCTGGTGGCACTATCCATATCGAGGAGATCCAGGACCAGGTAGAGCTGGCCCTGATGCGTGCCGGTGAACACAAAGTTGCACGCGACTATGTACTCTACCGCGAAGAGCACGCCCGCCTGCGCGCCGAAAAAGAAAAAAGCGCCAAATCAAGCGAACAAGCTATCGATGCGCACCCCAGCATTCGAGTCAAACTCGACGACGACAGCCTCGTTCCACTGGATATGGAGCGCCTGCGCACCGTTGTCAGCGAAGCCTGTGAAGGCCTGAAAGACGTCAATGCCGAAGCCATCCTCAGCGAGGCTTTGAAGAACCTGTACGACGGCGTCTCCGAAAACGATATCAACACCGCGCTGGTGATCACCGCGCGCACCCTGGTTGAGAAAGAGCCAAACTACACCTTCGCCACTGCCAGCCTGCTGTTGGACAAGTTGCGCTCCGAAGCCCTGCGCTTCCTCGATATCGCCGAGCGCGCCACCCAGCATGAGATGGAAAAACTCTACTCTTCCGCCCTGCCCGCTTACGTGGAAAAAGGCATTGAGCTGGACCTGCTGGACCCGGCCCTGGCCACCTTCGACCTGGAAAAACTCGGTCAGGCCTTAAAAGGCGAACGCGATCACCAGTTTACCTACCTGGGCCTGCAGACCCTGTACGATCGCTATTTCCTGCACAGCGATGACATTCGCTTCGAGCTGCCGCAGATCTTCTTTATGCGTGTCGCCATGGGCCTCAGCATTAACGAAGAAAACAAAAATGAGCGCGCGGTAGAGTTCTACAACCTGTTGAGCTCTTTCGACTACATGAGCTCCACCCCGACGCTGTTCAACGCCGGTACCCTGCGCCCGCAGCTGTCCTCCTGCTACCTGACCACAGTACCGGACGACCTGCACGGTATTTACGGCGCCATCCGTGACAACGCCATGCTGTCCAAATGGGCCGGCGGTCTCGGCAACGACTGGACGCCGGTGCGCTCTCTGGGTTCCTATATCAAAGGCACCAACGGCAAATCCCAGGGCGTAGTGCCCTTCCTGAAAGTGGCCAATGACACCGCAGTAGCGGTCAACCAGGGCGGCAAGCGCAAGGGCGCTGTCTGTGCCTACCTGGAAACCTGGCACCTGGATATCGAGGAATTCCTCGAGCTGCGCAAAAACACCGGTGACGACCGCCGCCGCACCCACGATATGAACACCGCCAACTGGGTCCCCGACCTGTTTATGAAGCGCGTGTTCGAAGACAAAGAGTGGACCCTCTTCTCCCCGGCCGATTGCCCGGACCTGCACGACCTGTTCGGCACCGCATTCGAAGAGCGCTACAACCACTACGAGCAACTGGCTGCCGAAGGCAAGCTACGTCTGTTCAAGAAGATCCGCGCACTCGACCTGTGGCGCAAGATGCTGGGTATGCTGTTCGAAACCGGCCATCCCTGGATCACCTTTAAAGACAGCTGCAACCTGCGCAGCCCGCAGCAACACGCCGGTGTGG encodes:
- a CDS encoding ribonucleoside-diphosphate reductase subunit alpha, with the translated sequence MHTETGRSQTVPAAKSGTSSDQATDGTTLAATAPGQIRVIKRNGTVVPYDDGKISVAVTKAFLAVEGGTAAASSRVHEQVEELVGQISATFKRRMPSGGTIHIEEIQDQVELALMRAGEHKVARDYVLYREEHARLRAEKEKSAKSSEQAIDAHPSIRVKLDDDSLVPLDMERLRTVVSEACEGLKDVNAEAILSEALKNLYDGVSENDINTALVITARTLVEKEPNYTFATASLLLDKLRSEALRFLDIAERATQHEMEKLYSSALPAYVEKGIELDLLDPALATFDLEKLGQALKGERDHQFTYLGLQTLYDRYFLHSDDIRFELPQIFFMRVAMGLSINEENKNERAVEFYNLLSSFDYMSSTPTLFNAGTLRPQLSSCYLTTVPDDLHGIYGAIRDNAMLSKWAGGLGNDWTPVRSLGSYIKGTNGKSQGVVPFLKVANDTAVAVNQGGKRKGAVCAYLETWHLDIEEFLELRKNTGDDRRRTHDMNTANWVPDLFMKRVFEDKEWTLFSPADCPDLHDLFGTAFEERYNHYEQLAAEGKLRLFKKIRALDLWRKMLGMLFETGHPWITFKDSCNLRSPQQHAGVVHSSNLCTEITLNTKADDEIAVCNLGSVNLAQHIGENGELDRSKLANTVKTAVRMLDNVIDINYYAVESARQSNMRHRPVGMGLMGFQDALYKAGIAYASDEAVAFADNTMEAISFEAISASSDLAAERGKYQTYEGSLWSKGVLPLDSIQILAEQRGQQFIEQDTSSTLDWDSLREKVKAQGMRNSNVMAIAPTATIANITGVSQSIEPTYQNLYVKSNLSGEFTVVNPYLVHDLKDRGLWDQVMVNDLKYYEGSVQKIDRVPEDLKAKYRTAFEVEPRWIVDAASRRQKWIDQAQSLNLYIAGADGKKLDLTYRMAWFRGLKTTYYLRALAATTTEKSTVNSGTLNAVSAHGASNGMAAAAPAEQAAPAPAAVPQACSLDDPDCEACQ
- the argF gene encoding ornithine carbamoyltransferase produces the protein MAIRHFLTLMDLSAEELKQIIERAIELKTLRNQGITTDLFRGKVLGMIFEKSSTRTRVSFEAGMAQMGGSALFLSPRDTQLGRGEPIEDSARVISRMVDMVMIRTFGHETLERFAAHSRVPVINALSDSYHPCQLLADIQTFVEHRGSPAGKVVAWVGDGNNMCHSYINAARLCDFELRIASPQGYAPDADIVAAAGDRVKVVHNPVEAVRGADWITTDVWASMGQETEQQTRSEAFDNYQVNHELMSHANEGAIFMHCLPAHRGEEVSAELLEDERISKVWDEAENRLHAQKALMEFLQEHSQ